One genomic region from Anthonomus grandis grandis chromosome 1, icAntGran1.3, whole genome shotgun sequence encodes:
- the LOC126740725 gene encoding katanin p60 ATPase-containing subunit A-like 2 — MSSKHILRNLPTNFEKIKSETRERKRNMLYLILGYLSDNALDQTAETLITEANLDMNYQVCENVELDVILQEYQSYYYTKFQKYPRIVRKLEKDEKGPTVNRRGKSAKRTAKTPSPPKESPPSETEDFQFEIISLNNNCTTQTNCPPKPKPCFLELENYTTDNKELINQISNQVIVRDINAQWSDCVGLEHAIELLKESTIYPIEYPELFIGLEPWRGILLHGPPGTGKTLLAKSLAAETQTTFFNVTSSTFISKWRGESEKLIKNLFDVAKLHAPSTIFFDEIDALMPPNKESQHEASKRFKSQLLVELDGLSSENSRIFVLASTNSPWELDNALLRRFDKRIFIDMPSREARINILKNNLNMPVKLSVEELGECGNLTENFSGSDVKNVAKEVCMSLVRENIKRLKGVNKRIETRQITFGDIKLALQKIRPTISTAICKKYYQWQNEHGAI, encoded by the exons ATGTCTTCTAAGcacattttaagaaatttacccacaaatttcgaaaaaataaagtCGGAGACCCGCGAGAGGAAACGCAATATGTTGTATTTAATTCTGGGATATTTGAGCGATAATGCTTTAGACCAAACTGCCGAAACTTTAATTACCGAGGCGAATTTGGATATGAATTATCAGGTGTGTGAAAACGTGGAGCTTGATGTGATCCTGCAAGAATATCAGAGCTATTACTACACGAAATTCCAAAAATACCCGCGGATAGTACGGAAATTAGAAAAAGACGAGAAGGGACCAACTGTCAACAGACGAGGAAAAAGCGCCAAAAGGACGGCAAAGACTCCGTCGCCGCCCAAAGAGAGTCCTCCATCCGAAACTGAAGACTTCCAGTTCGAAATTATCTCCTTGAATAACAACTGTACCACCCAAACAAATTGCCCTCCCAAGCCCAAACCTTGTTTCCTAGAGTTGGAAAACTATACAACTGACAACAAAGAACTGATAAACCAAATTTCCAACCAAGTGATCGTGCGGGATATAAACGCTCAATGGTCGGATTGTGTCGGCCTGGAACATGCCATAGAACTGCTGAAAGAATCTACGATTTATCCAATAGAATATCCGGAACTGTTTATAGGATTAGAGCCCTGGAGAGGAATTCTGTTGCATGGCCCCCCTGGCACTGGAAAGACCTTGTTGGCGAAGTCTCTGGCAGCGGAAACACAGACTACATTTTTTAACGTTACTAGCAG CACATTCATAAGCAAATGGCGTGGAGAGTccgaaaaactaataaaaaacctGTTCGATGTGGCGAAACTGCACGCACCCAGCACCATTTTCTTCGACGAAATCGACGCTCTAATGCCCCCAAACAAAGAGTCCCAACATGAGGCCTCTAAACGCTTTAAAAGTCAACTGCTAGTGGAACTGGACGGCCTATCGTCGGAAAATAGCCGAATATTCGTGCTGGCCTCGACAAATTCCCCTTGGGAGTTGGACAATGCCCTTTTAAGGAGGTTTGACAAGAGGATTTTTATCGATATGCCTAGCAGGGAAGCCCGTATAAACATTCTGaagaataacctaaatatgccGGTCAAATTATCAGTGGAAGAACTAGGGGAATGTGGAAATTTAACCGAAAACTTCTCGGGTTCTGACGTAAAAAATGTGGCTAAAGAGGTTTGCATGTCTTTAGTCAGGGAGAACATTAAAAGATTAAAAGGCGTCAATAAACGTATCGAAACAAGACAGATTACTTTCGGTGATATTAAATTagcattacaaaaaataagacCCACAATAAGCACCGCGATATGTAAGAAGTATTATCAGTGGCAAAACGAACATGGAGCAATATGa